From one Nitrospira sp. MA-1 genomic stretch:
- a CDS encoding Fe(2+)-trafficking protein produces MAQIHCRKCDKDADPITDNLFMGKLEEEIKQKVCQTCWNEWAGPGGTKTMVINEYQLNLGDENARQTLKTQMRTFLKLDDATGEFKDYRH; encoded by the coding sequence ATGGCGCAAATTCATTGCCGAAAATGCGATAAAGACGCGGACCCGATCACGGACAATCTTTTCATGGGAAAACTGGAAGAAGAAATTAAGCAGAAAGTCTGTCAAACCTGCTGGAATGAATGGGCCGGTCCAGGTGGGACGAAGACGATGGTCATTAATGAGTACCAGTTGAACTTGGGGGATGAAAATGCCAGGCAAACCCTTAAGACGCAGATGCGGACTTTTTTGAAATTGGATGACGCGACCGGTGAATTTAAAGATTACCGTCATTAA
- a CDS encoding transposase, whose product MKRTRRHHSREFKQEAIALVVEHGYSCAAAGRSLGVSGALIGRWKDELETHKAEAFPGQRKRPTEQQRIHELESENRRLRMERDILKKATAFFAKESA is encoded by the coding sequence ATGAAGCGAACACGCAGGCATCACAGTCGGGAATTTAAGCAGGAAGCAATCGCGTTAGTGGTGGAACATGGCTACAGTTGTGCGGCCGCTGGGCGAAGTTTAGGCGTGAGTGGCGCGTTGATTGGGCGGTGGAAGGACGAACTGGAAACCCATAAGGCAGAAGCTTTTCCCGGACAAAGGAAACGCCCCACCGAGCAACAACGGATCCATGAGCTCGAATCGGAGAATCGTCGGCTGCGGATGGAGCGCGACATCTTAAAAAAAGCTACGGCCTTCTTTGCCAAGGAAAGCGCATGA
- a CDS encoding AmpG family muropeptide MFS transporter has translation MTTQPEPDHWLKNFCLLLASPKMLVMLLTGFSSGLPLLLIGSTLKFWMREEGLDLTTIGFFGLVGLPYTLKFLWAPVMDRLVSSALGRRRGWMLGTQIALMITIASLALTQPAIQLSTLAVLCVLVAFFSASQDIVLDAYRRESLSNEELGIGSSMFIYGYRLGMLVAGALALFLADQESLSWNAVYFIMGAMMSVGILTTWFAPEPTIPAPPPASWQEAITGPFLDFFSRPGALIILLFILLYKVGDSMASEMLSPFMVDLGVSKTDYAMIVKVFGMIALMAGGLIGGLVVYRMGIVPSLFILGFLQMISTAGFVILAYTGNHLPTLTAVIAIETISSGLGQTAFVAFMASLTNKRFTATQYALLTSFMGIPRVFAGSTTGFLATWLGWEGFFLLCTLIALPGLFLIPYLRRLEENNPSLNR, from the coding sequence ATGACCACCCAGCCCGAGCCGGATCATTGGCTCAAAAATTTCTGCCTTCTTCTTGCCAGTCCCAAAATGCTGGTCATGCTCTTGACCGGCTTTTCTTCCGGTCTTCCCCTCCTGCTCATTGGCTCTACCCTCAAATTCTGGATGCGGGAAGAAGGGCTCGATTTAACCACCATCGGATTTTTCGGATTAGTCGGCCTCCCCTACACCCTCAAGTTTCTCTGGGCTCCAGTTATGGACCGTCTCGTGTCTTCTGCTCTGGGAAGACGACGAGGATGGATGCTGGGCACTCAGATAGCTTTGATGATCACCATCGCCTCACTCGCGTTGACTCAACCGGCAATTCAGTTATCAACCCTCGCGGTCTTGTGTGTCCTTGTGGCGTTTTTTAGTGCCAGCCAGGACATCGTCCTGGATGCCTATCGCCGTGAATCCCTCTCTAACGAGGAACTCGGCATTGGATCTTCCATGTTTATTTATGGCTATCGCTTGGGAATGTTGGTCGCTGGAGCGTTGGCTTTATTTCTGGCAGATCAGGAGAGCCTTTCCTGGAATGCGGTCTATTTCATCATGGGCGCCATGATGAGTGTTGGCATTCTCACGACATGGTTTGCCCCGGAACCCACCATTCCCGCACCACCACCAGCGTCCTGGCAGGAAGCCATCACGGGTCCGTTTTTGGATTTTTTTTCCCGTCCGGGCGCTCTCATCATACTGTTGTTTATCCTGCTGTATAAGGTCGGGGATAGCATGGCGTCAGAAATGCTCTCTCCATTTATGGTGGATCTCGGCGTCTCGAAAACCGACTATGCGATGATCGTCAAGGTTTTTGGCATGATTGCATTAATGGCAGGCGGATTGATTGGGGGTCTCGTGGTCTATCGCATGGGGATTGTGCCTTCTCTTTTTATTCTGGGATTCCTCCAAATGATTTCAACAGCGGGGTTTGTCATTCTCGCCTATACCGGCAATCACCTCCCTACTCTTACTGCCGTCATTGCCATTGAAACCATTTCCAGTGGACTGGGACAAACTGCGTTCGTGGCCTTTATGGCCAGCCTCACCAACAAGCGTTTTACCGCCACACAATATGCCCTGTTGACCAGTTTCATGGGGATTCCCCGCGTCTTTGCCGGTTCCACCACCGGATTTCTGGCCACCTGGTTGGGATGGGAAGGGTTTTTTCTTCTCTGTACCTTAATTGCGCTGCCCGGATTATTCCTCATTCCCTATCTCCGGCGCTTGGAAGAAAACAACCCATCCCTTAATAGGTAA
- a CDS encoding YqgE/AlgH family protein: protein MDTPLGKGVFLIATPALRDPNFRQAVVLLCEHGPDGALGVVVNRPTEMNIAEVLPQVPVLEGQEHRVYAGGPVQKNSLLVLYRLNEEIEDTHAVLDGVYLGGNMETLERILEVPGEHESFRAYMGYSGWGPGQLESEMESGSWLTMPARPHLVFDEDSQDLWGEVLRSFGDEYTMYAHMPVDPNLN, encoded by the coding sequence ATGGATACACCATTAGGCAAAGGGGTTTTCCTCATCGCCACTCCAGCATTGCGTGATCCCAATTTCCGCCAAGCAGTTGTGCTGCTTTGTGAGCATGGACCCGATGGCGCCCTAGGGGTTGTCGTCAATCGTCCGACGGAAATGAATATTGCCGAAGTCCTGCCCCAAGTTCCAGTGCTCGAAGGCCAGGAACATCGCGTGTATGCCGGAGGACCGGTTCAAAAAAACAGTTTGCTCGTCCTGTACCGTCTGAATGAAGAAATTGAAGATACCCATGCGGTTCTTGACGGGGTGTATCTCGGCGGGAATATGGAAACGCTGGAGCGCATTCTTGAAGTTCCCGGTGAACACGAATCGTTTCGGGCATATATGGGCTATTCGGGCTGGGGACCAGGTCAGTTGGAGTCTGAAATGGAAAGTGGCTCCTGGCTCACGATGCCTGCCAGACCCCATCTCGTCTTTGATGAGGATTCACAGGACTTATGGGGCGAGGTCCTTCGATCCTTCGGAGATGAATACACGATGTATGCGCATATGCCGGTTGATCCAAATTTAAACTAA
- a CDS encoding Ppx/GppA phosphatase family protein: protein MLLAGIDIGTLTCRLLVAEVNPPGECTVVDADRRILRLGEGVDQRKRLSQAAMDRVVSTLIDWKEKTTKYPLDGVVVVATSAVRESENRKDFLARVTQETGWEVEILTGDEEARRTLLGIRFGLPPAIANFFGLDIGGGSTECILAHSGMAPAVISLDLGVVRLLERVLRLDPPTIQEIHQAEACIDEELAKVSKAFGTFSGIPLVGTAGSVTTLAAMSQGLPRYESARVHNYELTLSSIKGLEQDLTTKTGPQRLAMPGLEPGREYVIVAGTVILRRVMETFGFDRCLVSDFGLREGILVDKAGKLKNLG, encoded by the coding sequence ATGTTACTCGCAGGAATTGATATTGGCACATTAACCTGCCGCTTGTTGGTGGCAGAAGTGAATCCACCAGGTGAGTGTACGGTTGTTGATGCGGATCGGCGAATCTTACGACTCGGGGAGGGGGTGGACCAACGCAAACGGTTATCACAAGCCGCGATGGATCGCGTTGTTTCCACACTTATAGACTGGAAAGAAAAGACCACCAAGTATCCGCTCGACGGAGTCGTAGTCGTGGCGACTAGCGCCGTGCGCGAATCAGAGAATCGTAAGGACTTTCTCGCCCGTGTCACTCAAGAAACCGGGTGGGAAGTGGAGATCTTAACGGGAGACGAGGAAGCCCGGCGAACCTTGCTGGGTATTCGTTTTGGCCTGCCTCCCGCCATTGCAAATTTTTTTGGATTGGATATTGGCGGCGGCAGTACTGAATGTATTCTGGCTCATTCCGGAATGGCTCCGGCCGTCATTTCGTTGGATCTGGGAGTGGTGCGCTTATTAGAGCGGGTGCTTCGTCTGGATCCACCCACAATCCAGGAGATTCACCAAGCAGAAGCCTGTATTGATGAGGAATTGGCCAAGGTGTCGAAAGCTTTCGGGACCTTTTCAGGCATCCCGCTGGTCGGGACGGCAGGGTCCGTCACCACACTTGCCGCGATGTCTCAAGGATTGCCGAGATATGAGTCGGCACGTGTCCATAATTATGAGTTAACGTTGTCGAGCATCAAAGGATTGGAGCAGGATCTCACCACCAAAACCGGTCCGCAACGTTTGGCCATGCCAGGGCTTGAACCCGGGCGGGAATATGTCATCGTGGCAGGCACCGTGATTCTCCGAAGAGTCATGGAAACCTTCGGCTTTGACAGATGTCTGGTCAGCGATTTTGGTCTTCGGGAAGGGATATTGGTTGATAAAGCCGGAAAATTGAAAAACTTGGGATGA